In bacterium, the genomic window GTCGAGGCAGAAAGCGCGGCTCACGATCCTGGCCACGGAATACCCCCCTTGGGGACGGCGACGTGCGTGCGGCACATTGCGTCAGCAACCATGATAGGCGCAGCCCATCAAGATTGCCTCAGGAGTCGCGAGAGAATGAGTGTCCTGTCGGGACAATGTGCGCACGCACGACGCACCTAGGGGGTGTCACTACACGGCGCCGCGCCGCCCGATGAGGGAGGGCACCGGGCGGCGCGGGAGCCGGGAGGGGAGAGGGTGCTACCGAGACGCTCTGAGCGGCCGCATCGCGGCGGGAGGCTCCGCGATGGGGGCAACGTCGGCCGGCTCAGCCGCGTCGTTCGACGTCACCGGTGTCGCCGACACGAGCTTCCGCAACTGGTTGCCCAGGGCAGTGACCTCCTCGGGCGTCAGCGGCGTGGGCGACGGGTGCGCGGCGAGCAGGGACTTCAGGCCCGACGGCGTAATCGTCGGTGTGGTAGTGTTCGTGTGCAGGTCCGCCTCGGTGAAGACCACGGCGGGGGCCAGCTCCAGCCGCCGCCCCGCCGCCGTCAGGTAGCGCGAGAGGACCCGGCAGTGCTCTGCGTTGCGCGCGACGGGGTTCTCGCGCCGGTCCTTCATCGCATCCAGACCGTACTCCTTGACCTGCGTCCAGAACGGCTCGTCTTCCTGTCCGTAGATGCGCCCGACCCAGGGCTTGACCTCCAGGCACCACAGGCCGTGGGGCGTCACCACCACCAGGTCCGCCTGCATGGTGTCCGCGCCGCCCGGCAGGATCAGGTTGTGCAGCACGATGTGACTGTCGGGCAGTGCGGCCAGGCGACGGATGACGGCAATCTCGGCGCCCAGGGCCTTGCGCCCGGGCTCATCGCCCACGAGCGCGGGATAGTGCCAGGCCCCGCCGGCGCCCAGGCGCCGCCGTCGGTCCCGGCGCCGCATGGCGGCCGGCGTGGGCAATAAGGCCTCCCAGGCCGCGAAGCTCACCAGCGCAAATACGCCCAGCGGCAGGAAGGACCACAGCAGCAAGACAACCAGCCCCAGCCACAGAACGCGGGGGATGCTGTTCAGACGCTGCAACGGCGCCTCCGCCCAACGGGGCACGGCCAGGCGGGCCGGGGGCGGCAACGGTATCAGTTCATCGAGACCCAGGACCGAACTCACAATCCTGGCCATAGGGATTCCCCCTACCAGACGGTAGACTGCGACAGATATCATGAATAGGACGGCTACGCCTGATAGTGTACCTCGGAGCGCTCAATCGAGACGCAAGGCTACTTCAAGGAACGCCGGAGGTCTCACTCCGACGGCCACGGTTCGGAGCCTTGCCGGGCGCCGCCCTCGCGCTATACTGAGGCTACAGCAGGTACCTCAACTCACCGGTGCGAAGGCATTCCCATGCTCACCGACCAGCAGGACGCTTACGGCCATCTGATCCAGGATGCGGTTCGCGGGCTGGACTCGTATGAGGTGGATGAGCGTGATGACGGGTATGTCGGGGTCGGCCCCGCCAGCATGTACGTCGCGCCCTTCGACCAGTGGCCCGCCCACCAACAGCGCGCCACGGGCTTCGCGCAGGGGCGCGTGCTGGACATCGGCGCCGGCGGGGGACGGCACTGCCTGCACCTGCAGGAGCAGGGGCATGACGTGCTGGCGACGGACAGCTCGCCGCTGGCCATCCAAACCTGCCACGAGCGCGGCGTCAAGCACGCCCAGGTCGTCCCCATCACCGCCCTTTCCTCGCGCTTCGGCGTCTTCGACACCGTCCTGATGCTGGGCAACAACTTCGGGCTGTTCGGGAGCTTCACCCGCGCCCGCTGGCTGCTGCGGCGCTTCCGCGGCTTCACCTCGCCCCATGCCCGCATCATCGCCGAAAGCACTGATCCCTACCAGACCACCGCGCCGGAGAATCTCGCGTATCATCAGCGCAACTTCAAGCGCGGGCGCATGGGCGGGCAGATCCGCCTGCGCATCCGCTTCCGCGCCTATGCCACGCCGTGGTTCGACTACTTGCTGGTATCGAAGGCGGAGATGGAGCGGATTGTGGAGGGGACGGGGTGGCGGGTCGTCGAGTACCTGGACTCGCCAGGGCCGACGTACATCGCGATCATTGGGCGGACTGCCTGACGCGAGCGCACGAAGGTGACATCGGTGCTCGCTCAGGCAGCGCCCCGACCGTCACACACCAAGGAGGGAACGGCCATGCGCGTGTCACAGAACCTGCTGTTCAGCGGTACGGCGCCGGGAGAGGAGGACCCGAACCTGCCGGCCGGCGAGTCCATCGCGCAGATGATCGAGCGCGGGTTGCAGGCGCGTTCGTGGACCATCGTCGAGCCCACCGACCTGGGGGACCATAGCCTCTGGACCGTAGGCTGCAAACGGGAATCCGCCGAACTCGAGATGACTCTCGCTGCGACCTTGGAGAAGGATCTGTGGATGCTGCAACTGGCAGCCTCCTACATCCCGGGTCTCATCGCGCGCTGGCGCCACAAGGAGCCCTCGGCCACTCCCGAGGATGTCTTCAGCCTGGCCCAGGACATCCACGCGATCCTGTTCGCGTCGGGCGAGTTCCGCGACCCGAAGTGGTGCTGGGACAACTTCCCGAGCGACGAGATCGCGTCGCCGACGCCACCCGCTCCGTGAGTGTCGGCGGAACATGTAGGCATCCGCCAGCCCTGGGCGTCCCGGGCACCGAGTCCACATGCCTGTCACCGAACGCACTGCAGTGAGGCCCAGAGCATGAACAGCACCTACCCCATCCTGGAGTTCGATCCCGCGCCCGAGGCGCTGCTGGAGCCGTCGAAGCTGCTGGCGACGCGGGACGTGCCCGAGCACTGCGTGCTCTGCTTCTTCCGCGAGGTCATCCAGGCGCTGCAGGACCAGCACGGGGCCCGCGAGGTGACGTGCCTGCGCAGCGAGATGGGCACCCACCCGCTCTATGAGCTAACCGTCCAGGGGCGGCGGCTGGGCGTCTATCACCCCGGCATCGGCGCGCCGATGGCCGCGGCGTCGCTGGAGGAACTCATCGCCCTCGGCTGCCGCAAGTTCATTGCCTGTGGCGGGGCCGGCGTGCTGCAGCCTGACATCGCGGTGGGCCATCTCGTCGTCCCGACCGCCGCCGTGCGCGATGAGGGCACATCGTACCACTACCTGCCGCCAGGCCGCGAAGTGGCCGCGAGCGCTACCGCGGTGGCCGCCATCGAGGCGACGCTGACAGCCAATGAGTGCGAGTACGTCCTGGCCAAGACCTGGACGACCGATGCCTTCTACCGCGAGACCCCGGCCAAGATCGCGCACCGCCGCGAGGAGGGGTGTGTGACGGTCGAGATGGAGGCGGCGGCGTTCTTCGCGGTGGCGCAATTCCGCGGCGTGCCACTGGGGCAAGTGCTGTA contains:
- a CDS encoding NERD domain-containing protein — protein: MARIVSSVLGLDELIPLPPPARLAVPRWAEAPLQRLNSIPRVLWLGLVVLLLWSFLPLGVFALVSFAAWEALLPTPAAMRRRDRRRRLGAGGAWHYPALVGDEPGRKALGAEIAVIRRLAALPDSHIVLHNLILPGGADTMQADLVVVTPHGLWCLEVKPWVGRIYGQEDEPFWTQVKEYGLDAMKDRRENPVARNAEHCRVLSRYLTAAGRRLELAPAVVFTEADLHTNTTTPTITPSGLKSLLAAHPSPTPLTPEEVTALGNQLRKLVSATPVTSNDAAEPADVAPIAEPPAAMRPLRASR
- a CDS encoding methyltransferase domain-containing protein, whose product is MLTDQQDAYGHLIQDAVRGLDSYEVDERDDGYVGVGPASMYVAPFDQWPAHQQRATGFAQGRVLDIGAGGGRHCLHLQEQGHDVLATDSSPLAIQTCHERGVKHAQVVPITALSSRFGVFDTVLMLGNNFGLFGSFTRARWLLRRFRGFTSPHARIIAESTDPYQTTAPENLAYHQRNFKRGRMGGQIRLRIRFRAYATPWFDYLLVSKAEMERIVEGTGWRVVEYLDSPGPTYIAIIGRTA
- a CDS encoding nucleoside phosphorylase translates to MNSTYPILEFDPAPEALLEPSKLLATRDVPEHCVLCFFREVIQALQDQHGAREVTCLRSEMGTHPLYELTVQGRRLGVYHPGIGAPMAAASLEELIALGCRKFIACGGAGVLQPDIAVGHLVVPTAAVRDEGTSYHYLPPGREVAASATAVAAIEATLTANECEYVLAKTWTTDAFYRETPAKIAHRREEGCVTVEMEAAAFFAVAQFRGVPLGQVLYGGDDCSGDTWDHRSWHRREGVRERLFWLAAEACLRL